The proteins below are encoded in one region of Mya arenaria isolate MELC-2E11 chromosome 15, ASM2691426v1:
- the LOC128219356 gene encoding orexin receptor type 2-like has translation MDSYMLNQTLLATENITDSIHKHWDYSSGSIQRKHCKSRYSSLDNIADCFFPEPEEWVLIAAYFLTFIFGVLGNVLVCFSVWRNREMRTITNVFMVNLSVADLTVILILLPTALVADVTETWLLGAAMCKFSISLGTMCISVSILTLCAISIERWYAICRPLSFHSNTERARITIAMIWTVSICVALPEFLASTVIPYRPDTVFRTMCYPALWKLNTIAIFQICLMVFLYFLPLFLMACVYTHIAIVLWKKRIPWTADQPGLRTTNHHGHSQANNHCRHTGRVKAIKMLVAIVTVFALCFLPNHTLNILRYTQQLKAVPNLRMVALISHWCMFFNSCINPIIYNFMSDKFRKEFRVAIALCCLCGGNRRQNVSRVMYRMTALHTRNVTIRNSKTTSSGI, from the exons atGGATTCTTATATGCTTAATCAGACGCTTTTAGCGACTGAAAATATAACCGATAGTATTCACAAACATTGGGATTATTCGTCGGGGTCAATTCAAAGGAAACATTGCAAAAGTAGATATTCTAGTTTGGACAATATCGCAGACTGCTTCTTTCCTGAACCAGAAGAATGGGTTCTGATTGCTGCATACTtccttacatttatttttggagTTCTTGGAAATGTTCTGGTTTGTTTTTCCGTTTGGCGGAACCGGGAAATGCGTACAATTACGAACGTATTCATGGTGAATTTGTCCGTGGCAGACTTAACGGTAATTCTTATATTGCTACCAACAGCCCTCGTCGCTGACGTTACTGAAACATGGCTCCTTGGAGCAGCAATGTGTAAATTCAGCATTTCTCTAGGG ACCATGTGTATATCAGTATCCATCCTGACACTTTGTGCGATTTCAATAGAGCGGTGGTACGCCATCTGCCGTCCTCTTAGTTTCCATAGCAACACCGAAAGAGCTCGCATCACCATTGCAATGATTTGGACAGTTTCCATTTGCGTAGCATTGCCCGAGTTTCTGGCCTCCACCGTGATACCATATCGCCCGGACACAGTCTTTAG AACAATGTGTTACCCGGCCTTGTGGAAGTTAAATACCATCGCAATCTTCCAAATCTGCCTCATGGTGTTCCTCTATTTCCTGCCACTTTTTCTGATGGCCTGTGTTTACACCCACATAGCTATCGTGCTCTGGAAGAAACGGATACCTTGGACAGCAGATCAAC CAGGTCTGAGGACTACGAATCACCATGGCCACTCACAGGCGAATAATCACTGCAGACATACCGGCCGCGTGAAGGCGATCAAGATGTTGGTTGCCATTGTGACAGTGTTTGCCCTTTGTTTCCTTCCTAACCACACACTCAACATCCTCAG GTACACGCAGCAATTGAAAGCAGTCCCGAATCTGCGGATGGTCGCTCTCATCTCTCACTGGTGCATGTTTTTCAACAGCTGCATCAACCCAATCATCTATAACTTTATGAGCG ATAAATTCAGAAAGGAGTTTCGTGTTGCAATCGCACTGTGTTGTTTATGTGGCGGAAACAGAAGGCAGAATGTATCCAGGGTAATGTACCGCATGACAGCGCTCCACACGAGAAATGTCACCATCCGAAACAGCAAAACAACATCCAGTGGAATATAG